A window from Anaeromusa acidaminophila DSM 3853 encodes these proteins:
- a CDS encoding helix-turn-helix domain-containing protein, with protein sequence MVENASKMIVLKVDDVLKEKGHSTYRAHIETGIRNNTLAELRKGNVKSIKLDVLEKLCETYAVTPGDLLKLESREEHA encoded by the coding sequence ATGGTTGAAAATGCATCAAAAATGATTGTCTTAAAAGTGGACGATGTTTTAAAGGAAAAGGGACATTCAACTTACCGGGCACATATTGAAACAGGAATCCGAAATAATACATTGGCCGAACTACGAAAAGGAAATGTTAAATCGATAAAACTGGATGTACTGGAAAAGCTTTGTGAAACATACGCAGTTACTCCTGGCGATTTATTGAAACTGGAATCACGGGAGGAGCACGCATGA
- a CDS encoding CpaF family protein — MEIIQEIPPEKPIASCSEENKHIHQGDSPFGSRRTENAGPKSRMDDSSYSQFKDTVFKNVLSSPELKMLQETGKEQKLKEFLLKEIRIVIPYAGKEIEDRLMTEIINEICGYGPLEPLLHDDDVKEIMCVGPNNVWVEKYGEVRKVKGVRFDSEAHLKNIVDRIIQPLGQKVDVANPVCDGYLPEGHRLHVTIWPVATNGTELTIRKHPKFKMRPEDFVQNESITDAALTFLRACVDGRLNIVISGGTGSGKTTILNMISNFIETDRIIVCEDTRELDLAVDHTLYWATRKIRASKGDIVNIDMAALIWSALRARPDRIIVGECRSSEALEMLQAMNTGHDGSLTTLHANTPADALTRIEYMCTLDKIIPLSSLRMQISSAINMIIQINRDDRNGGKRRIVEIAEMVGLDDKGNYEVQPIFKMKYPLKKGESDTLGFTGYIPTFADRLTLTPDWYKSQPVHPRANEFLER, encoded by the coding sequence TTGGAAATCATTCAAGAGATACCTCCAGAAAAGCCGATAGCTTCCTGCTCTGAAGAGAATAAACATATTCATCAAGGCGATTCTCCTTTTGGAAGTCGTCGCACTGAGAATGCAGGCCCCAAAAGCAGGATGGATGATAGCTCATATTCTCAGTTCAAAGATACCGTGTTTAAAAATGTCTTATCTTCTCCTGAATTGAAGATGCTCCAAGAAACGGGAAAAGAACAAAAATTAAAAGAGTTTTTGCTAAAGGAAATTCGCATTGTCATTCCTTATGCAGGAAAAGAAATCGAAGACCGGCTGATGACAGAAATCATCAATGAGATTTGTGGTTACGGCCCCTTAGAACCTCTTTTACATGATGATGATGTTAAAGAAATCATGTGCGTAGGTCCCAATAATGTCTGGGTAGAAAAATATGGAGAGGTAAGAAAGGTTAAAGGGGTTCGGTTTGATAGTGAGGCTCACCTTAAAAACATAGTAGACAGAATCATTCAACCATTAGGACAAAAAGTTGACGTTGCTAACCCCGTATGTGATGGGTACTTGCCAGAAGGGCATCGCCTACACGTTACGATATGGCCAGTTGCTACTAACGGAACGGAATTAACCATACGGAAACACCCAAAATTTAAAATGCGTCCTGAAGATTTTGTGCAGAATGAGTCTATTACTGACGCTGCATTAACTTTCTTAAGGGCCTGTGTTGACGGACGGCTAAATATTGTAATATCCGGCGGTACCGGTAGCGGCAAAACAACAATCTTGAATATGATCAGCAATTTTATTGAGACAGACCGTATTATTGTTTGTGAAGATACGAGGGAGCTGGATCTTGCTGTAGACCATACATTGTACTGGGCAACAAGAAAAATACGCGCCAGTAAAGGAGACATCGTAAATATCGACATGGCAGCTCTCATTTGGAGTGCTTTGCGTGCACGTCCCGACCGAATTATAGTCGGGGAGTGTCGTTCGTCTGAGGCCTTAGAAATGCTGCAGGCCATGAATACAGGGCATGATGGATCGCTTACAACACTTCATGCGAATACGCCGGCGGATGCACTTACTCGTATTGAGTATATGTGTACCTTAGATAAAATAATTCCGTTATCATCTCTCAGAATGCAAATTTCTTCCGCTATAAACATGATTATCCAAATCAATCGGGATGACCGAAATGGTGGAAAACGCAGGATCGTTGAAATTGCAGAAATGGTGGGGTTAGATGATAAAGGGAACTATGAAGTTCAACCAATTTTCAAAATGAAATACCCTTTAAAAAAGGGAGAAAGTGACACTTTAGGCTTTACTGGTTATATTCCAACATTTGCGGATAGATTAACATTGACTCCAGATTGGTATAAAAGCCAACCGGTCCACCCACGGGCTAACGAATTTTTGGAAAGGTGA
- a CDS encoding DUF192 domain-containing protein — translation MKTVHLTIKVRTAATFYQRLIGLLGEKERQFDEGLLLKPCHAVHTLGMTIPLDIFFLSKNHQVVSMKTLHPGKIMISFKGSYALELPEGTIQKYSICRGDTLIWK, via the coding sequence ATGAAAACAGTTCATCTTACAATAAAAGTTAGGACAGCGGCAACCTTTTACCAAAGATTGATAGGCTTGTTGGGGGAAAAGGAAAGACAATTTGATGAGGGATTACTTTTAAAACCTTGTCATGCAGTACATACTCTTGGCATGACAATCCCTTTAGACATTTTCTTTCTATCGAAAAATCATCAGGTAGTATCCATGAAAACTCTTCATCCAGGGAAAATCATGATATCCTTTAAAGGAAGTTATGCCCTGGAGCTTCCGGAAGGAACCATTCAAAAGTATAGTATTTGCCGCGGAGATACACTTATATGGAAGTAA
- a CDS encoding M23 family metallopeptidase has protein sequence MKKTKIIIFVLLMALFCPMTSYAMTITSPFGWRIHPISGERSFHTGIDIAGDMGAPIPAVWEGQVTFAGWYGGYGNVVVLYHGGTTYTLYGHCSQIYVQVGQTVKQSDTIAAVGSTGNSTGPHVHLEYVKDGQYVDPMKIWE, from the coding sequence ATGAAAAAAACAAAAATTATTATCTTCGTTTTGCTAATGGCATTATTTTGCCCTATGACTTCTTATGCAATGACAATTACTTCCCCGTTTGGTTGGAGGATTCACCCTATTTCAGGGGAAAGGAGTTTTCATACGGGAATTGATATTGCCGGCGACATGGGAGCTCCAATACCAGCCGTATGGGAAGGGCAAGTAACCTTTGCAGGATGGTATGGCGGATATGGTAATGTAGTTGTTCTATATCATGGCGGAACAACCTATACCCTATATGGTCATTGCAGCCAAATTTACGTTCAAGTGGGGCAAACCGTTAAGCAAAGTGATACCATTGCGGCTGTGGGAAGTACCGGGAACTCTACGGGACCTCATGTACACTTAGAATATGTTAAGGATGGACAGTATGTAGATCCAATGAAAATATGGGAATAA
- a CDS encoding type II secretion system F family protein, whose translation MAVFVLCLLTFICIILYLIQDEKDLEERMKIRGTVELENGKEKIRNYAQLRESIVKRLANLSSPPVPPERYEDIQSMLYAAGEPFNWKPSHIITLEMVGMYLGGAFILFLAIIYDVEWTKWPLLIILGAIAGSHLPSYAITKQIKNRLLDASIALPATLDLMAVLASINLSILEMASIASENANNVLTKEFQLFVQRVESGMTLQDSLLLLSKRLPTEDINEVYRTFTMENEMGAHPVAETLTLLSDTMRQRQQDKIRQGASAAQLKLNMPMMLLIFPAIVILLLGPMLVGYLKTAQSF comes from the coding sequence ATGGCTGTATTTGTTTTGTGTTTACTCACTTTTATATGTATTATTCTTTACCTAATTCAAGACGAAAAAGATCTTGAAGAGCGAATGAAAATACGCGGAACCGTTGAGCTTGAAAACGGCAAAGAAAAGATTCGAAATTACGCTCAGCTCCGCGAGTCGATTGTAAAACGACTAGCTAATCTGTCTAGTCCGCCGGTTCCACCAGAACGCTATGAAGACATTCAATCTATGTTGTATGCTGCTGGGGAACCATTTAATTGGAAGCCTTCTCATATTATCACCCTTGAAATGGTAGGGATGTATCTAGGAGGAGCCTTTATTTTGTTCTTAGCCATTATTTATGATGTTGAATGGACAAAATGGCCGCTTCTAATTATATTAGGAGCTATTGCAGGAAGTCATCTGCCAAGTTACGCAATTACAAAACAAATCAAGAATCGCTTACTGGATGCCTCCATTGCCCTGCCAGCAACATTGGACCTGATGGCTGTCTTGGCAAGTATAAATTTATCGATTTTAGAGATGGCTTCTATTGCTTCTGAAAACGCAAATAATGTTCTAACCAAAGAATTTCAACTATTTGTGCAGCGCGTAGAATCGGGCATGACGCTCCAGGACTCCTTGTTGTTGTTAAGTAAACGTTTACCTACAGAAGATATCAATGAAGTATACCGAACATTTACAATGGAAAATGAAATGGGCGCGCACCCGGTAGCTGAAACATTAACTCTTCTATCCGACACCATGCGCCAGCGCCAACAAGACAAGATTCGACAAGGCGCGTCCGCAGCTCAACTCAAGCTCAATATGCCCATGATGCTATTGATCTTTCCGGCCATTGTAATTCTTCTCTTAGGCCCGATGCTCGTAGGTTATTTGAAAACGGCACAATCTTTTTAA
- a CDS encoding AAA family ATPase, translating into MSKNTFRGDAPPIELKTKRIRFGSSDSLPWKEEPANHQEEAVIASSFTPPTRESVLANRNENIPGLTTSQYVPEENQMRLTPSPIEPLIPSPVVEAQLQTPTLRILVADQSPQCNEFLKQFQTIEDWNLEYIGWAITGKVAIELIESYQPDLVIIDMNIPIHNGIQVARHVMMRNPQTQFAIGIRPDPMLKTQIQAQGIPHIITRTGQGQEPYSKNDLYNVILDVIQMKISQTQMATTCDTPFAPAGIPVPPVVAAPPTLSPAVLAPVAPKEEEPQFISTNPATPLPQPSMETSNSFLQINDMMNRASDSINEKAREIVFTSVKGGSGKTTLTVNFATAAALYGTSKKGKGQPKVAIIDMDLNYCAVDTHFTNQGPIRTIPDLIRMDAFQKEEKSFQPGAISNSLWQPDGFDNLWVLTGPQMIGESEEIKEEHIEAIMHELRRSFDYIFIDTSVDLLPPILTAFGEAKTIVFVTDSTYESVRNTRSLLTKLAGFSQDPNSETQQYLKKSRLVINKAKYNGELNVDKIKDILGTVSPSGVDNFFAGEIVFDRKSADKSQEQGLPAVASFENEPLAQDVIRLATTLGTIEKKRKSSKDQALVVRGESYDEEGEEEIVEEEAPPKKGLFSLFTRLFSRKKKKEPAAAKPTLKRSSKGPKIRRR; encoded by the coding sequence ATGTCAAAAAACACATTTCGTGGTGACGCCCCCCCAATAGAACTCAAAACGAAAAGAATTCGGTTTGGTTCATCAGATAGTTTGCCATGGAAAGAAGAACCAGCTAATCATCAAGAAGAGGCAGTGATTGCGTCTTCCTTCACGCCGCCGACTAGAGAAAGCGTTCTTGCTAATCGAAACGAGAACATACCTGGGTTAACTACTTCACAATACGTCCCGGAAGAAAATCAAATGCGGCTTACCCCCAGTCCTATCGAACCGCTAATCCCATCTCCGGTTGTTGAAGCGCAATTGCAAACGCCGACCCTTCGAATTCTAGTTGCAGACCAATCCCCGCAATGCAATGAATTTTTAAAGCAGTTTCAAACCATTGAAGACTGGAATTTGGAGTATATTGGCTGGGCTATTACAGGAAAAGTTGCAATCGAACTCATTGAGTCCTATCAACCTGATCTTGTAATTATTGATATGAACATACCAATTCATAATGGGATTCAAGTGGCACGTCATGTAATGATGCGGAATCCGCAAACACAGTTTGCTATTGGAATTAGACCTGACCCAATGCTCAAAACACAAATTCAGGCCCAAGGAATACCGCACATTATAACCCGTACAGGCCAAGGCCAAGAACCCTACTCAAAAAATGATTTATACAACGTTATTCTGGATGTAATTCAAATGAAAATTTCCCAGACCCAGATGGCAACAACTTGCGATACGCCTTTTGCACCTGCAGGAATTCCGGTTCCGCCTGTCGTCGCCGCCCCACCAACATTGTCCCCGGCGGTATTAGCACCCGTTGCACCAAAAGAAGAAGAACCACAATTTATTAGTACCAATCCCGCTACACCATTACCACAACCATCTATGGAAACGAGCAATTCCTTTCTTCAAATTAACGATATGATGAATAGAGCGTCAGATAGCATTAATGAGAAGGCAAGAGAAATCGTTTTCACCTCTGTAAAAGGTGGCTCAGGCAAAACAACACTAACTGTAAATTTTGCTACGGCTGCAGCGTTGTATGGAACATCAAAAAAAGGGAAAGGGCAACCCAAGGTCGCCATAATTGACATGGACCTTAATTATTGTGCAGTGGATACCCATTTCACGAATCAAGGTCCAATTAGAACGATACCTGACCTTATCCGTATGGACGCATTTCAAAAAGAAGAAAAATCATTTCAGCCAGGCGCTATAAGCAATTCACTATGGCAGCCCGATGGGTTTGATAATTTATGGGTTTTGACGGGGCCGCAAATGATTGGCGAAAGTGAAGAAATTAAGGAAGAGCACATAGAAGCCATTATGCATGAGCTTCGGCGGTCTTTCGATTACATCTTCATTGATACGTCCGTGGATTTATTACCCCCTATTCTGACAGCCTTTGGCGAAGCGAAAACGATTGTATTCGTAACGGATTCTACCTATGAATCCGTCAGAAATACCCGGAGTTTATTAACAAAACTTGCTGGTTTTTCCCAGGATCCAAATTCAGAAACACAGCAGTATCTAAAAAAATCGAGGTTGGTAATCAATAAAGCAAAGTATAATGGCGAGTTAAATGTTGATAAAATTAAAGACATCTTGGGAACTGTATCACCGTCAGGAGTGGATAACTTTTTTGCGGGCGAAATTGTTTTTGACAGAAAATCAGCTGATAAAAGCCAAGAACAAGGACTGCCGGCCGTTGCATCATTTGAAAACGAACCCTTGGCACAGGACGTGATACGTCTAGCAACGACATTGGGTACTATTGAAAAGAAAAGGAAGAGCAGTAAGGATCAAGCGTTGGTAGTTCGCGGAGAAAGTTATGATGAAGAGGGTGAAGAAGAGATTGTCGAAGAAGAGGCGCCCCCGAAAAAAGGGTTATTCTCACTCTTTACGAGATTGTTCTCGCGAAAGAAAAAGAAAGAACCAGCAGCTGCTAAGCCAACTCTTAAAAGATCTTCCAAAGGACCAAAAATTAGAAGACGGTAA
- a CDS encoding single-stranded DNA-binding protein: protein MTKTTIISGCLVNNPVVQNDGSVYFQVSNKCLESLPIWVMTKGKAAEHAKMLSAGEPVTVKGNPVTRKFNDNNGSYGYVDIQNAILYGGIIPSEATSDLNVAMLVGRLAQDPEVRYSANGKCIATFSLAVQRDRNEADFFKVTAFDRAAENIGNHLTKGRRILVEAKLQSRAWDGNDGKKRFEHSYVLNTFTFLDFANQTNSTTTSQPSPQPNQGSQQRSQAAPGGQPPTAQNSNAGMPGGAMMQSGTFGGPIQEEDIPF from the coding sequence ATGACAAAGACAACTATTATCTCGGGGTGCCTTGTTAACAATCCTGTGGTCCAAAACGATGGTTCTGTTTATTTTCAGGTAAGTAACAAATGCCTGGAATCGCTGCCAATCTGGGTTATGACAAAAGGGAAAGCGGCTGAACATGCCAAGATGTTGTCTGCAGGAGAACCAGTTACTGTCAAAGGAAATCCTGTCACTCGTAAGTTTAATGATAACAACGGAAGCTATGGCTACGTTGATATTCAGAATGCTATTTTGTATGGCGGGATTATTCCCAGCGAAGCAACTAGTGATTTAAATGTCGCTATGCTCGTTGGACGACTCGCACAAGATCCTGAAGTGCGATATTCTGCAAATGGGAAATGTATTGCTACATTTTCTTTGGCTGTTCAACGCGACAGAAATGAAGCAGATTTTTTCAAAGTCACAGCCTTTGACCGAGCCGCAGAAAACATCGGCAATCATTTAACGAAAGGTCGCCGGATTCTGGTTGAAGCAAAACTTCAATCAAGAGCTTGGGACGGAAATGATGGCAAAAAAAGGTTTGAACACAGTTATGTACTGAATACGTTCACCTTCCTTGATTTTGCTAATCAAACAAATTCTACCACTACTTCGCAACCATCTCCGCAACCGAATCAAGGTAGCCAACAACGTTCTCAAGCAGCTCCCGGTGGACAACCGCCTACAGCGCAGAACTCCAACGCAGGAATGCCTGGTGGAGCAATGATGCAAAGCGGTACATTTGGTGGGCCAATACAAGAAGAAGACATTCCGTTTTAA
- a CDS encoding SAF domain-containing protein produces MKIQVNKKYFFIGACLCALGAAFVMYEGYTKALTLTEVVVAKQKIDARTVLTADMFETKSIPEMAKHPNGLTSEKISKVVGLTSVATIYKGQEVLGQAVGVEDEDGKQLVTKNDNTREFPIALDQGNVQVGNVKKGDIVDIIVNFKKEGGLGIATTINVAPLVEVVDVSSGSNGKQSLTVLVVPQEAGYISFAVEQGASIRINKAQAGSRKVQEANVLPQTFLSRFGFIVQSQPGR; encoded by the coding sequence ATGAAGATCCAGGTAAATAAGAAATATTTCTTTATTGGTGCCTGCCTATGCGCTTTAGGTGCTGCTTTTGTAATGTATGAAGGATATACCAAAGCATTAACTTTAACAGAGGTAGTTGTTGCCAAACAAAAGATTGATGCAAGAACCGTTTTAACCGCGGATATGTTTGAAACAAAATCAATTCCAGAAATGGCCAAACACCCCAATGGCTTGACCTCAGAGAAAATCAGTAAAGTTGTTGGGTTAACAAGCGTAGCAACTATATATAAAGGCCAAGAGGTTTTGGGACAAGCGGTAGGAGTCGAAGACGAAGACGGTAAACAGCTTGTAACGAAAAACGATAATACCCGTGAATTTCCGATAGCGTTAGACCAAGGAAATGTACAGGTAGGCAACGTTAAAAAAGGAGATATAGTTGATATTATTGTGAACTTCAAAAAAGAAGGCGGGCTTGGAATCGCTACAACGATCAATGTAGCGCCGTTGGTCGAAGTTGTTGACGTAAGCAGCGGTTCGAACGGGAAACAAAGTCTGACCGTACTGGTAGTTCCACAAGAAGCTGGCTATATCAGCTTTGCGGTAGAGCAAGGCGCAAGTATCCGCATCAACAAAGCACAGGCAGGATCAAGAAAAGTGCAGGAAGCAAACGTCTTGCCGCAAACATTTTTAAGTCGCTTTGGTTTTATTGTTCAATCACAACCAGGACGATGA
- a CDS encoding type II secretion system F family protein → MTYIQPSTIYMLWFIVGLLCIGGIYYWQMEEEERFKQRFRLRNEDLQEASQTQNNSFIDKFYGRLAERAYDAGIQTSIKGLKQHSVIRGCIIVTLVTLATGNFLVSFPFFIAGVLLTIFKVKRAEGKLEARIEVQLEQAAVKMQSILRSSPSILRALEEAGTVPDPIGRKFRAAAFMVKKGQDLQSVLRFLKNNINTQDGDLLFNGLLVADRISSEVALKAITSTISIIRKRDGDRSAIRTITATGRASIKIVGFSPMGIFLFCLVFKYELVSQMLTDALGLSMLFVAAILNIVGFIWAKQILSIKKMIRSGL, encoded by the coding sequence ATGACCTACATTCAACCATCCACAATTTATATGCTCTGGTTCATAGTGGGATTGCTATGTATCGGCGGAATATATTACTGGCAAATGGAAGAAGAAGAACGATTTAAGCAACGGTTTCGCCTGAGAAATGAGGACTTGCAAGAAGCTAGCCAAACTCAAAATAATAGTTTTATCGATAAATTTTACGGCCGTTTAGCAGAACGAGCTTACGACGCAGGAATTCAAACAAGCATAAAAGGGTTAAAACAACATAGTGTAATTAGAGGATGTATTATCGTAACATTAGTCACCCTAGCAACAGGCAATTTTCTAGTCAGCTTTCCTTTTTTCATTGCGGGTGTTCTATTAACCATTTTTAAAGTAAAACGAGCAGAAGGAAAGCTTGAAGCAAGAATTGAAGTGCAGCTTGAACAGGCAGCAGTAAAGATGCAATCCATACTTCGAAGTTCTCCAAGTATATTGCGCGCTTTAGAAGAAGCGGGAACCGTTCCTGATCCGATTGGACGAAAATTTAGAGCGGCAGCCTTCATGGTAAAAAAAGGGCAGGATTTACAAAGTGTATTGAGGTTTTTAAAAAATAATATCAATACCCAGGACGGTGATTTGCTCTTTAATGGCCTGCTAGTTGCCGATAGAATCAGTTCCGAAGTTGCATTAAAGGCAATAACGAGCACCATCAGTATCATTCGGAAAAGAGATGGGGATCGGTCTGCCATACGAACGATAACAGCCACTGGTCGTGCATCAATAAAAATTGTGGGGTTTTCACCTATGGGCATTTTTCTATTTTGCCTGGTTTTTAAATATGAACTAGTTTCTCAAATGCTGACGGACGCATTAGGTCTTAGTATGCTTTTCGTTGCGGCAATTCTCAATATTGTTGGATTTATATGGGCTAAACAGATTCTATCCATCAAAAAAATGATTCGGTCTGGACTGTAA
- a CDS encoding TadE/TadG family type IV pilus assembly protein: MLNFSKRGKRSGQAIVEFLMVFIMMIMAIALLMEVGRAVITVQATSSAAFAGVRQGVLTKAPSNLSVAQQTARQAAMENVPFAKAGYTSISNVQAYPKAGQNAPGYPLEVVVTVSLKPIFSQYFLPNWASFNVSRKAVMIMEDV, translated from the coding sequence ATGCTTAACTTCTCAAAACGAGGAAAGCGCTCTGGACAAGCCATTGTAGAATTTTTAATGGTTTTCATAATGATGATCATGGCAATTGCGCTGTTAATGGAAGTCGGACGAGCTGTTATAACCGTCCAGGCTACGTCAAGCGCAGCCTTTGCAGGGGTACGCCAGGGGGTTTTAACCAAAGCCCCCAGTAACCTGTCTGTGGCCCAACAAACAGCAAGACAAGCAGCGATGGAGAATGTCCCATTTGCAAAAGCCGGATACACTTCGATCAGTAATGTGCAAGCCTATCCTAAAGCCGGCCAGAATGCTCCTGGGTATCCGTTGGAAGTTGTCGTGACCGTTAGCTTGAAACCAATTTTTTCACAGTATTTTCTACCAAATTGGGCATCGTTTAACGTATCAAGAAAAGCCGTTATGATTATGGAGGACGTCTAA